GCCGAGCGCCGGGAAATCGCCGGCGTATTCGCTCGCCGCCTGGAGAAGGGCATGCGTCTGCAGACCGATCCCACGGTCATCTACGGCATGGGCAGCCGCTATGACGGCAACATCACCCGAGCCGATCTGCAGGAAAAAACGCCGTACAACACCTACGTGATCGAGGGGCTGCCACCCACACCCATTGCCATGCCGGGGAAGGCGGCCCTGGAGGCCGCGGTGAGCCCCGAGGAGGGCAATGCCCTGTATTTTGTGGCCAAGGGTGACGGTTCGCACCATTTTTCAGGCAGTTTGCGCGAGCACAACCACGCGGTGAACCGCTTTATCCGCAGCGAACGCAAGGACGATGCGGGCAGCGATGACTAACCTGACACACGGCGGCGAGGTATCCATGACTCAGCGCGGACGCCTGATCACCCTGGAAGGAGGAGAAGGCGTGGGCAAGTCAACCAACATGGCCTTTGTCAGCGCCTGGCTTGAAGCCCGAGGGGTCGAGGTGGTGCGCACCCGGGAGCCTGGCGGCACGCCCCGCGCCGAGGCCGTGCGCGAGCTGCTGCTGGACCCCGGGTTTGACGAGCCGCTGGCCGCGGACGCCGAGCTGTTGCTGATGTTTGCCGCCCGGGCCCAGCACCTAGCGGAGAAAATTCGCCCGGCGCTGGAGCGCGGTGCCTGGGTGGTATGCGATCGCTTCACCGACGCCACCTACGCCTACCAGGGCGGCGGGCGCGGGCTTGATGAGGCGCGCATCGCCGTGCTCGAGCGCTTTGTCCAGCAAGGCATGACGCCGGATCTGACTCTGCTGCTGGACATGCCCGTGGACGCCGCCTCGCGCCGGGTCAGCCAAAGGACGGATGCCGGCGGCGGCGAGCGGGATCGCTTCGAGCGCGAGCGCGAGGATTTTTTTTCCGCGGTGCGCCACGCCTACCGCCAGCGCGCCGAGGCTGAGCCCGAGCGTTTTGCCCTGATCGATGCCGCAAGGCCCCTGGCGGCGGTGCAGCATGAGCTTGCCGCCGTGCTTGACCGGCGGACGGCCCCATGGCGCTAGCCGCAGAGGACAGGCTGCCGCTGCCCTGGCACCGGCCGCTGTGGGAGCGTTTGTGGCAGCTCGAGCAAAGCAACCGGCTGCCCCATGCGCTGCTGCTGAGCGGCCCCGGGGGCGTGGGCAAGCAAGTGCTGGCCGAGGCGCTGGTGGCGCGCATTCTCTGCGCCGCCGATACGGCCACGGCCTGCGGCCGGTGCCACGCCTGCCGGATGCTGGGAGCGGGCTATCATCCCGACCTCATGCGCGTTGCCCCCGAGGAGGGCAAGCGCCAGATCCGTATCGACAGCGTGCGCGAAATCAACCGCTTTGTGGCCCAGACCGCTCAGCAAAGCGGCTATCGGGTGATCGTCATTGCCCCGGCCGAAGCGATGAACGTGGCGGCCAGCAACGCGCTGCTGAAAAGCCTTGAGGAGCCCGGGCGCCAGACCCTTTTCGTGCTGATTGCCGACGTGCCGTCGCGGCTGCTGCCCACGATTCGTTCGCGTTGCCAGCAGTGGTCGCTGGCGCCGGTGGCGTTTGACGACTGTCGCGCCTGGCTGGCCGGGCAGCTACGGGGAGACGACGAGGAAGCGCGCTTCTGGTGGCAGGTGGCAGGCGGCTTGCCGCTGCTGGCGCTCGAGCTTGCCGCGCCAGAGCAGCGGGCGCTGCGCCAGCAGCTCCACGACTGCTTTGAGCAGCTGGTGCGCGGCGCCGAGCCGGTCGCCGAGGCGGCGCGGTTTGACCGCGAGGCGGTAGACGCCATCCTGTGGTACGGTATCGCCTGGCTTGAGGATCTGATCGGCTTTGGCCTGTCCGGCGACAGCCGGCGGCTGCGCAATCCCGACCTGGTGCCGCTTTATCGCCAGGCGGCGAAGAATGCCCGGGTGCAGGACTGGTTCCGACTGCTCGACTACGCCCGGGAGCAGCGGCGCCTGTTGGCGGTGGGGGCCAACCCCAACCCGCAGCTGATGCTGGAAGCCTGGCTGGTGCGCTGGTCGGCGCTGCTGCGCTCTTGAAGGAGGCTTGCTGTGAGCACGCAAAAACTGCTGACAACGACGCTGCCCGACGTGCCCGCGCTGCTCGCGATGTACATGCCGTTTCTCGAGCGCGGCGGTCTGTTCGTCGCCACCCGGGAGCGCTGCACGCTGGGCGATCCGGTTATCCTGATGCTGACCCTGCCCGGTGATGACCAGGAGCTCACGGTGAACGGCAGCGTGGCATGGATTTCTCCCGATGGCGTTACCGGGCGGCGCCTGCCCGGGGTCGGCGTGCACTTCAGCCACCAGGACCACAACGTGCGCGACCGCATCGAGACGCTGCTTGCCGGGCAGCTGGACGGCGCCGCCGCTTCCTGCACGCTGTAAACGTCAATTTCTACCCAGGCGAAGTGTCCCATGTTTGTTGACTCCCACTGCCATCTAGACCGCCTTTCCCACAAGACCCACGGCAGCGACGTTGCCGCTGCGCTCGACGCGGCCCGCCGGGCACAGGTCAGCCAGTTTCTTGCCGTCTGCGTGAGTCTGGATGACATGCCCGGGCTTGCCGCTCTGTCCCGGGAGCACGACGACGTGGTGATTTCGGCCGGCCTGCACCCGTTGCATACCCCGACCGACGAACCTGACGTCGACGCCATCATGGACGCCGCTACCCGCTTTGACGCGGTGGCCATCGGCGAAACCGGGCTCGACTACCACTACCGCGACAGCGTGCCGGCGGACGTCCAGCACGCGCGTTTCGAACGCCACCTGATCGCCGCCCGGAAACTGGGGCTGCCGGTCATCGTGCATACCCGAGACGCCAAAGAGGACACCCTGGCGCTGCTGGAAAAGCACTTGGACCCAAGCGTCGGCGGCGTGCTCCACTGCTTCACCGAAGATCTGGACATGGCTCGCCGGGCCGTGGCGATGGGGCTTTATATTTCGCTTGCCGGCATTGTGACCTTTGCCAGCGCCGAGGCCCTGCGCGACGTGGCGCGCCGGCTGCCGCTGGATCGTTTGCTGATCGAAACCGACAGCCCCTATCTCGCACCGGTGCCGCATCGGGGCAAGCCCAACGAGCCGGCCTGGGTCGTGGCAGTCGCCGAGTGCATCGCTGAGACGCGCGGCATCAGCGTGGACGAAGTGGCGATGCAGACCCGGGCCAATTTCTACCGCCTGTTTCGCGCCGCCGCTCCCGAGGTGTCGGCCGAGCTGCGCGACTCGCTGAGCCGGGCTGGCATGGTATAGTGGCGCTGCCGTGCCATTGATGCTGGACCCCGCGCCGGGCACAGGCCGGGCGCCGGTAAAAACGGGAGGTTAGCATGCACCTTGAGCATTTGCTGGAACACGGCGAGAGCGCCGCGAAGATACCGCCGGTGGACCAGTGGCAGCCGCCGTTTTGCGGCGACATGCCGCTGACCATCCGGGCCGACGGCAGCTGGTGGCACCAGGGCGAGCCGTTTACTCGCCCGGAGCTGGTGCGGCTGTTGGCGAGCCTGATGCGCCGCGACCCGGAAGGGGTGTGCCTGGTGACCCCCGCCGAGCGCGTGCGCATCGAAGTGGAAGACTGTCCGCTGACGGTCGTCGCCGCCCGGCAGGAAGGCGACGACTGGTGGCTGACCACCGGGCAGGGCGATGAGTTTGCCCTGGACGCCGACCACCAGCTAACGATGACGCGCACGCCCGCCGGCGACGAAGCGCCGGAAGTGCCGGTGCGCTTTGGCCTGACGGCCAGGCTCAATCGCAACGTCTATTATCAGCTGGTGGACGCCGCCAGCCTGCGCCAGGGCGAAGACCATGCGCAGGCGCGCACCCAGGTCGGCATAGAAAGCGGCGGCGCCTGGCACGTGCTGGGTACGCTCGACGACGAGGCGCTGTGAAGCTTACCGCACAGCAGCAGGCGGTGATTCACCACGCCGGCGGCCACGCTCGGGTGGCCGCGGTAGCCGGTGCCGGCAAGACCACCACCATGGCGGCCAGGGTGCTGTACCTTCTCGACAGCGGTGTGGCCCCCAGGCGCATGCTGGTGCTGATGTTCAACCGCTCGGCCCGGGAAGATTTCCAGCGCCGCCTGGCCGGCATGGCGCCGCCGGAGCAGCCGCTGCCCGACGTGCGTACCTTTCACTCGCTGGGCCATCGGCTGACCCAGAGCCTGTGCCGCTGGGGCGTGCTCGAGCCGCGCCGACTGCTGTCGGCCGACTGGCAGCTGGAACGCCTGCTGCGCCAGGCCAGCCTGAGCGTGCTGGAGCACGAGCGCGAACGCCGGGACGCGGCCCTGGAGGGTGAGCGCCTGGAAACCCTGGCGCACTACTGCGCCCTGGTCAAGGCCGAGATGATCTCCCCCGAGGCGCTGTATCCGCGTCTCGACCTGGACCCCGACACGGACTATTTTCCCGCCGCCTTTCACGAAGCCGAGCGCCTTTTGCGCGACGACGGCGTAATGACCTATGCCGACCTGCTGTATCGGCCGCTTCGGGCGCTGGAGGCCGACGGCGCCCTGCGCGCTCGGGTAGAGGGCTTTCTCGATCACGTCATCATCGACGAGTACCAGGACATCAACGCCGCCCAGCAGCGCCTGCTGGCGATTCTGGCGGGCGAGAGAGCCGACGTGATGGCGGTGGGGGATGCCAACCAGTGTATCTACGAGTGGCGCGGCGCCCACCCCGACACCATGCTGGCGGACTTCACCGCGACCTTTGGCGCGGCCCGGGACTACCCGCTGTCGATCACCTTCCGTCACGGCCACGCGCTGGCGCTGGCGGCCAACTACGCCATTGCCGCCAACTGCCGCCGGCCCGATCAGCTGTGCCTGGCCGGCCCGGACAATCCGGCCACCCGGGTCACCGTCGGGCAGGGCAGCCGCGCGCTGCTGGATACGCTGAGAGACTGGCAGGCCCGGGGGCGCGGCTTTGCCGAGGCCTGCCTTCTGGTGCGCAGCTGGGCGCTGTCGGTGCCGTTCCAGCTGGCGCTGCTCCAGGCCGGTTTGCCGTTTCGCCTCTCCCGGGAAGACCGCTTTGTCTTTCGCCTGCCGCTGGTGCAGGCGCTGGCCGGCTATCTCAAGCTCGCCCGCCAGCCGGGACTGCTTCACGATCCCTCGCTGCTGCTGCTGCTGCTCTCCCAGCCGACGACCTTTGTCGCCCGGGAAAGGCTCTGGCGGCTAGCCTGCCGCCTGGCCGAGACCCAGCGC
This DNA window, taken from Halomonas piscis, encodes the following:
- a CDS encoding DUF1285 domain-containing protein, with the protein product MHLEHLLEHGESAAKIPPVDQWQPPFCGDMPLTIRADGSWWHQGEPFTRPELVRLLASLMRRDPEGVCLVTPAERVRIEVEDCPLTVVAARQEGDDWWLTTGQGDEFALDADHQLTMTRTPAGDEAPEVPVRFGLTARLNRNVYYQLVDAASLRQGEDHAQARTQVGIESGGAWHVLGTLDDEAL
- a CDS encoding DNA polymerase III subunit delta', with translation MALAAEDRLPLPWHRPLWERLWQLEQSNRLPHALLLSGPGGVGKQVLAEALVARILCAADTATACGRCHACRMLGAGYHPDLMRVAPEEGKRQIRIDSVREINRFVAQTAQQSGYRVIVIAPAEAMNVAASNALLKSLEEPGRQTLFVLIADVPSRLLPTIRSRCQQWSLAPVAFDDCRAWLAGQLRGDDEEARFWWQVAGGLPLLALELAAPEQRALRQQLHDCFEQLVRGAEPVAEAARFDREAVDAILWYGIAWLEDLIGFGLSGDSRRLRNPDLVPLYRQAAKNARVQDWFRLLDYAREQRRLLAVGANPNPQLMLEAWLVRWSALLRS
- a CDS encoding ATP-dependent helicase, whose translation is MKLTAQQQAVIHHAGGHARVAAVAGAGKTTTMAARVLYLLDSGVAPRRMLVLMFNRSAREDFQRRLAGMAPPEQPLPDVRTFHSLGHRLTQSLCRWGVLEPRRLLSADWQLERLLRQASLSVLEHERERRDAALEGERLETLAHYCALVKAEMISPEALYPRLDLDPDTDYFPAAFHEAERLLRDDGVMTYADLLYRPLRALEADGALRARVEGFLDHVIIDEYQDINAAQQRLLAILAGERADVMAVGDANQCIYEWRGAHPDTMLADFTATFGAARDYPLSITFRHGHALALAANYAIAANCRRPDQLCLAGPDNPATRVTVGQGSRALLDTLRDWQARGRGFAEACLLVRSWALSVPFQLALLQAGLPFRLSREDRFVFRLPLVQALAGYLKLARQPGLLHDPSLLLLLLSQPTTFVARERLWRLACRLAETQRWPERGDSLLTELKPLQRRTLKKRWALLCELPRLGAWPPAKLLRHVVDEVEAEKVLKRAAARRDKGEEDVRLLDVLIEQAQSVPDPDAFIELLQRPVHNRAEGVLISTVHAAKGLEWPLVAVAGINEEDFPHYSRDNPLTDERLEEERRLFYVGITRAREALQLIHDGGEHRPSRFLAECAWQDAMAVAGQLAADSPPARPLPVGSPGIARRYLEAVERSDIALEAQPQAPAAAVPASGGFFPGQRLRHAVFGEGEVAAVEGNPDDPVIDVRFLRAGRRRLMARRAPIESLDSAAP
- a CDS encoding PilZ domain-containing protein is translated as MSTQKLLTTTLPDVPALLAMYMPFLERGGLFVATRERCTLGDPVILMLTLPGDDQELTVNGSVAWISPDGVTGRRLPGVGVHFSHQDHNVRDRIETLLAGQLDGAAASCTL
- the tmk gene encoding dTMP kinase; translated protein: MTQRGRLITLEGGEGVGKSTNMAFVSAWLEARGVEVVRTREPGGTPRAEAVRELLLDPGFDEPLAADAELLLMFAARAQHLAEKIRPALERGAWVVCDRFTDATYAYQGGGRGLDEARIAVLERFVQQGMTPDLTLLLDMPVDAASRRVSQRTDAGGGERDRFEREREDFFSAVRHAYRQRAEAEPERFALIDAARPLAAVQHELAAVLDRRTAPWR
- a CDS encoding TatD family hydrolase, whose translation is MFVDSHCHLDRLSHKTHGSDVAAALDAARRAQVSQFLAVCVSLDDMPGLAALSREHDDVVISAGLHPLHTPTDEPDVDAIMDAATRFDAVAIGETGLDYHYRDSVPADVQHARFERHLIAARKLGLPVIVHTRDAKEDTLALLEKHLDPSVGGVLHCFTEDLDMARRAVAMGLYISLAGIVTFASAEALRDVARRLPLDRLLIETDSPYLAPVPHRGKPNEPAWVVAVAECIAETRGISVDEVAMQTRANFYRLFRAAAPEVSAELRDSLSRAGMV